The segment TGACGGTCAGGTTTCCTTACATCTTATTGGACAGGATAGTCCAGTTTCCTGTGTGATAGATCCAATAAAAAGCCCATCCGGGTCCAGAATTGGTGCAATACTAACACTTCTCGTTGGAGCATCAGGAGATATCAGAGTTATTGAGGATCTTAAACGTGTAATGCATGAAGTCGAAGAGGGTTCTCTTAAAGCAGTTATTTCAGAACAGAAATACTCCGGTAATTCCAGGGTTATTGTAGATACAGTAAATGCCCTTATCAGATCTTTATCTGAACCATTCACTCTTTTTGCAATAACTATCAACCAGATCAGTGCAGGGAAAATTCCTGATCGAATCCCTAATCAGTACTCTGGAGAACTGGCAAATATTACCGTCGATCTGAACACAACCATCGATGCAATAGATCTTCTGATTTCTGACGGTCTGTTACTCACTACCGCTATTGAAGAAGGAAAATTAGATGTAAGAACTGATGCCTCTCGCCATCAGGGTCAGTTTAAAGCGGTGATTCAGGGATTTAATAATACCCTTGATGCGGTTATCCAGCCTTTGAATATAACGGCTGAATATCTAGACCGTATTTCTAAAGGAGACATTCCCAAAATAATTACAGACACGGCTCAAGGAGACTTTAATAAAATCAGAAATAATCTGAACGTTTGTATCGATGCAATAAATCTACTCGTCTCTGATGGCCTCTCATTAACCAAGGCTATCGAAGAGGGAAAACTTGGGACCAGATCTGATACGAGTAAACACTTTGGGGAGTATAGGGCCGTTATCCAGGGATTCAATAATACCCTTGATGCAGTCGTTCAACCTTTAAATATGACGGCCGAATATATGGACCGAATTTCAAAAGGTGATATTCCGGATAAGATCACTGATGAATATCATGGTGATTTCAACGAGATCAAGAATAATCTTAATCTCTGTATTGACTCAATAAATCTACTTGTATCTGACGGTTTATTACTTACTAAGGCTATCGATGAGGGCAAACTTGGGACCAGATCCGACACAAATAAACACTTTGGGGAATTCAGAGCGGTAATTCAAGGATTCAATAATACTCTAGATGCAGTTGTCCAGCCCTTGAATATGACCGCTGAGTATATGGATCGTATTTCCAAGGGTGATATCCCTGCAAAGATTACTGATGAATATCATGGTGATTTCAATGAGATCAAGAATAATCTTAATGTCTGTATTGACTCAATAAATCTACTGGTATCTGATGGACTGCTACTCACCACTGCAATTGAGGAAGGCAAACTCGGAACAAGAGCTGATACAACACATCATTCTGGAAAGTTTAGAGCCGTAATTGATGGGTTCAATAACACACTCGATGCCGTGGTTAAACCTCTCAACATCTCCGCTGAATATGTGGATCGTATTTCAAAGGGTGATATTCCAGAAAAGATCACTAACGAATATCATGGAGATTTCAACGAAATCAAGAATAATTTAAATGTCTGTATTGACTCAATAAATCGATTAGTATCTGATGGACTGCTTCTCACCACTGCAATTGAGGAAGGCAAACTCGGAACAAGAGCTGATACAACACATCATTCTGGAAAGTTTAGAGCCGTAATTGATGGGTTCAATAACACACTCGATGCCGTGGTTAAACCACTGAACATGTCCGCTGAATACGTGGATCGTATTTCAAAGGGTGATATTCCAGAAAAGATCACTGACGAATATTACGGAGATTTCAACGAAATCAAGAATAATTTGAATGTCTGTATTGACTCAATAAATCGATTAGTATCTGATGGACTACTTCTTACCAAAGCGATGGAGGAAGGCAAACTAGGAACAAGAGCTGATACAACACATCATTTTGGAGAGTTCAGGGCCGTAATTGACGGGTTTAATAATACGATTGACGCTGTGGTTAAACCTCTGAACATGTCGGCAGAATACATGGACCGTATCTCCAAAGGTGATATTCCGGAAAAGATCACTGATGTGTATTATGGAGACTTCAACGAGATCAAGAATAATCTGAATGTATGTATCGATGCAATCAACCTACTCGTTTCTGATGGTCTCTTATTAACCAAGGCTATCGAAGAGGGAAAACTTGGTACAAGATCTGATACGAGTAAACACTTTGGGGAATTCAGGGCTGTTATTCAGGGATTCAATAATACCATAGACGCCGTGGTCAAACCTCTGAACATGTCGGCAGAGTACATGGACCGTATCTCCAAAGGTGATATTCCGGAAAAGATCACCGATGTGTATTACGGAGACTTCAACGAGATCAAGAATAATCTGAATGTATGTATCGATGCAATTAACCGACTCGTCTCAGATGGTCTTTTATTAACTAAGGCTATCGAAGAGGGAAAACTTGGTACCAGATCAGATACGAGTAAACACTTTGGTGAATTCAGAGCGGTTATCCAGGGATTCAATAATACTCTTGATGCAGTTGTCCAGCCCTTGAATATGACCGCAGAATACATGGATCGTATTTCAAAGGGAGATATTCCGGAAAAGATCACTGATGTGTATTATGGAGACTTCAACGAGATCAAGAATAATCTGAATGTATGTATAGATGCAATCAACCTACTCGTTTCTGATGGTCTTTTATTAACTAAGGCTATTGAAGAGGGGAAACTTGGTACAAGATCTGATACGAGTAAACACTTTGGGGAATTCAGGGCTGTTATTCAGGGATTCAATAATACCATAGACGCGGTTGTTAAACCTCTGAACATGTCAGCAGAGTACATGGACCGTATCTCCAAAGGTGATATTCCGGAAAAGATTACCGATGTGTATTACGGAGACTTCAACGAAATTAAAAACAACTTAAACGTTTGTATCGAGGCAATTAACAGATTAGTATCTGATGGATTACTTCTTACCAAAGCGATGGAAGAAGGAAAACTTGGAACAAGAGCTGATACAATACATCATTTTGGAGAGTTTAAGGCCGTAATTGACGGGTTTAATAATACTATTGATGCTGTGGTTAAACCACTGAACATGTCAGCAGAGTATATGGACCGTATCTCCAAAGGTGATATTCCTGAAAAGATCACTGATGTGTATTATGGAGACTTCAACGAGATCAAGAATAATCTGAATGTGTGTATCGATGCAATCAACCTACTCGTTTCTGATGGTCTCTTATTAACTAAGGCTATCGAAGAGGGAAAAC is part of the Methanospirillum lacunae genome and harbors:
- a CDS encoding methyl-accepting chemotaxis protein produces the protein MEQPEQLPDDSTFKIADLELFDALDLPAFTVDRSLTIRTINYPAAGFVGIPPEFCIGKNYREIFNLEDGKEGVDPTELVIKNNIPRAGEGIVRVKSESIPVKYGAKPISQQNGEVVGAVHYFIDQRQNEVLHEITHVLNDIREGNLDVRIDLTPYEGEVRGILEAVNTLIDTMSKPLIEVAFSLKELNEGKNPKKLSTERLGFYQKFAEIVNFTINFKGNNKTSSVDLTKNDSLEETLTGSSSNFSDLFDSLSIPVIMIDGQSNISYANQVAFTTVRKSSKELLGLPITLAFENTDSDIITNTLLKVISGDTPDGQVSLHLIGQDSPVSCVIDPIKSPSGSRIGAILTLLVGASGDIRVIEDLKRVMHEVEEGSLKAVISEQKYSGNSRVIVDTVNALIRSLSEPFTLFAITINQISAGKIPDRIPNQYSGELANITVDLNTTIDAIDLLISDGLLLTTAIEEGKLDVRTDASRHQGQFKAVIQGFNNTLDAVIQPLNITAEYLDRISKGDIPKIITDTAQGDFNKIRNNLNVCIDAINLLVSDGLSLTKAIEEGKLGTRSDTSKHFGEYRAVIQGFNNTLDAVVQPLNMTAEYMDRISKGDIPDKITDEYHGDFNEIKNNLNLCIDSINLLVSDGLLLTKAIDEGKLGTRSDTNKHFGEFRAVIQGFNNTLDAVVQPLNMTAEYMDRISKGDIPAKITDEYHGDFNEIKNNLNVCIDSINLLVSDGLLLTTAIEEGKLGTRADTTHHSGKFRAVIDGFNNTLDAVVKPLNISAEYVDRISKGDIPEKITNEYHGDFNEIKNNLNVCIDSINRLVSDGLLLTTAIEEGKLGTRADTTHHSGKFRAVIDGFNNTLDAVVKPLNMSAEYVDRISKGDIPEKITDEYYGDFNEIKNNLNVCIDSINRLVSDGLLLTKAMEEGKLGTRADTTHHFGEFRAVIDGFNNTIDAVVKPLNMSAEYMDRISKGDIPEKITDVYYGDFNEIKNNLNVCIDAINLLVSDGLLLTKAIEEGKLGTRSDTSKHFGEFRAVIQGFNNTIDAVVKPLNMSAEYMDRISKGDIPEKITDVYYGDFNEIKNNLNVCIDAINRLVSDGLLLTKAIEEGKLGTRSDTSKHFGEFRAVIQGFNNTLDAVVQPLNMTAEYMDRISKGDIPEKITDVYYGDFNEIKNNLNVCIDAINLLVSDGLLLTKAIEEGKLGTRSDTSKHFGEFRAVIQGFNNTIDAVVKPLNMSAEYMDRISKGDIPEKITDVYYGDFNEIKNNLNVCIEAINRLVSDGLLLTKAMEEGKLGTRADTIHHFGEFKAVIDGFNNTIDAVVKPLNMSAEYMDRISKGDIPEKITDVYYGDFNEIKNNLNVCIDAINLLVSDGLLLTKAIEEGKLGTRSDTSKHFGEFRAVIQGFNNTIDAVVKPLNMSAEYMDRISKGDIPEKITDVYYGDFNEIKNNLNVCIEAINRLVSDGLLLTKAMEEGKLGTRADTTHHFGEFRAVIDGFNNTIDAVVKPLNISAEYMDRISKGDIPEKITDVYYGDFNEIKNNLNVCIDAINLLVSDGLLLTKAIEEGKLGTRSDTSKHFGEFRAVIQGFNNTIDAVVKPLNMSAEYMDRISKGDIPEKITDVYYGDFNEIKNNLNVCIDAINRLVSDGLLLTKAIEEGKLGTRSDTSKHFGEFRAVIQGFNNTLDAVIKPLNITAEYMDRISKGDIPEKITDVYYGDFNEIKNNLNVCIDAINLLVSDGIVLSEAVDMGNLTKRTDISKHNGKFKELITGFNKTLDAVVVPFRVVNDQIIEIAASSEEATASIEEVASGSREVASNSEQVSLNAEKSNDALRQVLKTMEDLSVTVTQVSLKADSVSKIVYTANKLCEQGSGFAQKAEQGMIGITKSTDEVGVIVNGIKSKMDEIGKIVNLISDISSQTNLLALNAAIEAARAGDAGRGFAVVAAEVKSLAQESRRSAENIAEMISGLQQNSNAASTAMETADIEVKAGNEALGGTLEIFTKIVETVRDISMNIEEVASASEEQAASVEEITASINEVSSIVEETAKEAHKASDTTQETTAAIGQISHVVSGLSGVVETLSSEIKRFDI